A genomic region of Gemmata massiliana contains the following coding sequences:
- a CDS encoding thioredoxin domain-containing protein, whose translation MARNVTAWLIGFVWLAAILTGFWVWERYDATPGTVGAQAPAADDTAPERWRLTVFVHPRCPCTRAALGEVAEIVRAEPNLLVRILFVRPEDARDGWERGESWGLATRIPGAEVGLDEAGTTARRFGAETSGHAVLTDPAGGIVYRGGLTVARGRAGASPGRAAVLDWIGGRDAPASTPVFGCPLFTP comes from the coding sequence GTGGCGCGCAACGTAACAGCGTGGCTCATCGGGTTCGTTTGGCTCGCCGCAATCTTGACCGGTTTCTGGGTCTGGGAACGGTACGACGCGACCCCGGGGACGGTCGGCGCACAAGCGCCCGCGGCCGACGACACGGCCCCCGAACGCTGGCGCCTGACCGTGTTCGTGCACCCGCGCTGTCCGTGTACACGCGCGGCACTGGGCGAAGTGGCCGAGATCGTTCGCGCGGAGCCGAACCTGTTGGTTCGCATTTTGTTCGTCCGGCCCGAGGACGCACGCGACGGTTGGGAGCGCGGGGAATCGTGGGGACTCGCGACCCGGATTCCCGGTGCGGAAGTCGGGCTCGATGAGGCCGGCACGACGGCGCGGCGGTTCGGGGCCGAAACATCGGGTCACGCGGTCCTGACCGACCCGGCCGGTGGGATCGTGTATCGCGGCGGGCTGACGGTGGCCCGCGGGCGCGCGGGCGCGAGCCCGGGGCGCGCCGCGGTTTTGGACTGGATCGGCGGGCGCGACGCGCCCGCCAGCACCCCCGTATTCGGGTGCCCCCTGTTCACGCCCTGA
- a CDS encoding ABC transporter ATP-binding protein, producing MGTDGPIVEVRDLTKKYGRFVALDGLTLSVGRGQILGFIGPNGAGKTTAIKILVGLSRPTAGSATVAGVDCVARPRQLKRLIGYMPDTFGSYDNMRVNEYLDFFGAAFGIPRRARVKRIDEVLELARCPQFRDLFVESLSHGMKQRVALARTLLHDPVALILDEPANGLDPPARIEMRHLLLDLAARGKTLIVTSHILPELARICDRVAIIARGRLRASGTLEEVARQLSPLRTIEVLLTRAADLAKTEGIVRGHAAPGSEIEASEPELAVRFRTANSESELAGLLTQLVSAGVGVAQFREVQTDLEEAFMTAAREGDAEVAAGTGGESS from the coding sequence ATGGGAACGGACGGACCGATTGTCGAAGTGCGCGACCTGACGAAGAAGTACGGCCGGTTCGTGGCCCTGGACGGGCTGACGCTCTCCGTCGGGCGCGGGCAGATCCTCGGGTTCATCGGGCCCAACGGGGCCGGCAAAACGACCGCCATCAAGATCCTCGTCGGGCTGTCCCGGCCCACGGCCGGCAGCGCGACGGTGGCCGGCGTCGACTGCGTCGCGCGCCCGCGCCAGTTGAAGCGGCTGATCGGCTACATGCCCGACACGTTCGGCTCCTACGACAACATGCGGGTCAACGAGTACCTCGACTTCTTCGGCGCGGCGTTCGGCATCCCCCGGCGGGCGCGGGTGAAGCGGATCGACGAGGTTCTCGAACTGGCCCGGTGCCCGCAGTTCCGGGATCTGTTCGTCGAGAGCCTCAGCCACGGCATGAAGCAGCGCGTCGCGCTCGCGCGCACGCTGCTCCACGACCCGGTGGCCCTGATCCTCGACGAACCGGCCAACGGGTTGGACCCGCCCGCCCGGATCGAGATGCGGCACCTGCTGCTCGACCTGGCGGCGCGCGGGAAGACGCTGATCGTGACCAGCCACATCCTCCCCGAACTCGCGCGGATCTGCGACCGCGTGGCGATTATCGCGCGCGGGCGGCTCCGCGCGTCCGGCACGCTCGAAGAGGTCGCCCGGCAACTCAGCCCGCTGCGCACCATCGAGGTGCTACTGACGCGGGCCGCCGACCTCGCCAAAACGGAAGGCATCGTCCGCGGGCACGCGGCCCCTGGCTCCGAGATCGAGGCGTCGGAGCCGGAGCTGGCCGTCCGGTTCCGCACGGCCAACAGCGAAAGTGAACTCGCCGGGTTGCTAACACAGTTGGTCAGTGCGGGGGTCGGGGTCGCGCAGTTCCGCGAAGTGCAGACCGACCTGGAAGAAGCGTTCATGACCGCGGCGCGCGAGGGCGACGCCGAGGTCGCGGCGGGCACGGGGGGGGAATCGTCGTGA
- a CDS encoding ABC transporter permease, which produces MNPIVRRELLDLLRARGTVVILVGCALVTGILVLTHWPAGGVGDLGGSAALGVLRALGYGLLTGLLLVLPAFPASAIVRERMRGTLALLLNSPMTPSAIYAGKLGGILGFTAILMLLTVPGAAASYALGGSTVTGGVGLLYAVLAALAVQIATIGLFVSGRAQGTDSALRTTYGVVLTLTILPLTAHWLLPRDNPVLAGLAAWLGCLSPVPAVLEVVGHGRVGLPGENYGGGAVTRYVCLALVMSGVLAAAAIRSLGRVPLDRARAAGVMTNDRSAGARAVRRVLFLVDPNRRSRGTSRLVNPVLVKELRTRRFGRAHWTLRLLAGTAVLSLALSYIAASGALGWGTDVIGGALVLMQSALLVLFVPSLSAGLISAEREGGTWQLLRTTPLSAGAILRGKLMSAVWPVLLLLCATMPGYVVLATVQPETASQIGRVLTCLGSMAVFAVMVGAVASSLFRSTAAATAASYLVLALVCIAPLLVWLGREAPFSHQAVQVVLMIDPVAAALSAANTPGFSRYDLLPFNWWAIGGTSLVLLLVLIVRTRRLYRPD; this is translated from the coding sequence GTGAACCCGATCGTCCGCCGCGAGCTACTCGATTTGCTCCGTGCGCGGGGCACGGTTGTGATCCTGGTCGGCTGCGCGCTGGTTACGGGAATACTCGTTCTGACCCACTGGCCCGCGGGCGGCGTGGGCGACCTCGGTGGGAGCGCGGCGCTCGGCGTCCTGCGCGCCCTGGGGTACGGGCTACTGACCGGCCTCTTGCTCGTCCTGCCGGCGTTCCCGGCGTCCGCCATCGTGCGCGAGCGCATGCGCGGGACGCTGGCCCTGCTCTTGAACTCACCGATGACACCGTCGGCGATCTACGCCGGCAAGCTCGGCGGGATTTTGGGGTTCACCGCGATCTTGATGCTACTCACGGTCCCCGGCGCGGCCGCGAGCTACGCCCTGGGCGGGTCCACCGTGACCGGCGGCGTGGGGCTACTTTATGCAGTGCTCGCAGCCCTCGCGGTGCAGATCGCGACCATCGGACTGTTCGTGAGCGGCCGGGCACAGGGAACCGACAGCGCCCTGCGCACCACTTACGGGGTGGTGCTCACGCTCACCATTCTGCCGCTCACAGCGCACTGGCTTTTACCGCGGGACAACCCGGTCCTGGCGGGCCTCGCGGCGTGGCTCGGGTGCCTCTCTCCGGTCCCGGCCGTGTTGGAAGTAGTCGGGCACGGGCGGGTCGGGCTACCGGGCGAGAATTACGGTGGCGGGGCCGTCACCCGGTACGTGTGTCTGGCGCTGGTGATGAGTGGCGTACTTGCGGCCGCGGCGATCCGCTCGCTGGGCCGGGTTCCGCTCGACCGCGCGCGGGCCGCGGGCGTGATGACCAACGACCGGTCCGCGGGCGCGCGAGCGGTGCGCCGGGTACTGTTCCTCGTGGACCCGAACCGGCGATCGCGCGGCACGAGCCGGCTCGTCAACCCGGTGCTCGTGAAGGAGTTGCGCACCCGGCGGTTCGGGCGGGCGCACTGGACGCTGCGCTTGCTCGCGGGGACCGCGGTTCTTTCGCTCGCGCTGAGTTACATTGCGGCCTCGGGCGCCCTCGGTTGGGGCACGGACGTGATCGGTGGCGCGCTCGTTCTGATGCAGTCCGCGCTCCTCGTGTTGTTCGTCCCGAGTCTCTCGGCCGGCCTCATTAGCGCCGAGCGCGAGGGGGGCACCTGGCAACTGCTGCGCACCACGCCGCTCTCCGCGGGGGCGATCCTGCGCGGGAAGCTGATGAGCGCCGTGTGGCCGGTACTGCTCCTGCTCTGCGCCACAATGCCCGGATACGTCGTCCTCGCAACCGTGCAGCCCGAGACCGCGTCCCAGATCGGGCGCGTGCTGACCTGTCTGGGATCGATGGCCGTGTTCGCGGTAATGGTGGGCGCGGTCGCGAGCAGCCTGTTCCGCTCCACCGCGGCCGCGACCGCCGCGTCGTACCTGGTGCTCGCGCTGGTCTGCATCGCGCCGCTCCTGGTCTGGCTCGGCCGGGAAGCGCCGTTCAGCCACCAGGCCGTCCAGGTCGTGCTGATGATCGACCCGGTGGCCGCGGCCCTGAGCGCGGCGAACACGCCCGGGTTCTCGCGCTACGATCTGCTCCCGTTCAACTGGTGGGCGATCGGCGGCACCAGCCTCGTCCTGCTCCTGGTTCTGATCGTTCGCACCCGGCGCCTGTACCGACCGGACTAG
- a CDS encoding HEAT repeat domain-containing protein translates to MPRITTNRSLALVLAVLASATGTARGEDLDSVMFRDPEVPVAKVVKVYPKDLIPLWSTALERPDRESPGQAALAIATAHEGGMTGLAVTVPALIRLLERPDPYPTVVSSAVRALVALDARDAAPAFLQLAKTGDPDVRETVELALARWDHKPARDLWIERIGQPAPHGRSTLLAARCLGTVRDERAATRLRELALATDTLSPLRLAAARALSEIRRSGSEADAAQLAGDATPRGVIGRLVGAALLRRHEGDETIRLLQKLTQDKEPAVAALAVVRLSELGTKHVLPVLTAVLASPDAEVRARGVEAMFRNPSDDHVRGLARVFNDPHPDVRVRARKCLRELADTPRRELVIEHGVAALSGNWRGQEQAAILLGQLVHKPVSGRLVELLKSSRPEVFVAAAWGLRQLAVPETLPEALEYVRKRHAEILKQGTNLNVLGTPSDALDQQLSHLIQFFGQARYLKADAELRAIAPRILKPGIPPGFTPVGPLARTAAIWALGLFHEGKPDDQLITMIEGRLTGDGMFGRDDERVRRMSALALGRMGAKQSLEALRSNSEDKTPSTSTVPNACRWALNRLTGEPIPPPGTIESVQRDWFLVPLK, encoded by the coding sequence GTGCCCCGGATCACCACAAACCGCTCCCTCGCCCTAGTGCTCGCCGTCCTCGCGAGCGCGACCGGGACCGCACGCGGCGAAGACCTGGATTCGGTCATGTTTCGCGACCCGGAAGTTCCGGTCGCGAAAGTGGTTAAGGTCTACCCCAAAGACCTGATCCCCCTCTGGTCGACGGCCCTCGAGCGCCCCGACCGGGAATCCCCGGGTCAGGCCGCCCTCGCGATCGCCACGGCCCACGAGGGCGGGATGACCGGTCTGGCGGTCACGGTACCGGCGCTGATTCGACTCCTCGAGCGCCCCGACCCGTACCCGACCGTGGTGTCGTCCGCGGTCCGGGCGCTCGTCGCACTCGACGCACGCGACGCGGCCCCCGCGTTTCTGCAACTCGCCAAAACGGGCGACCCGGACGTGCGCGAGACGGTCGAACTGGCACTGGCCCGGTGGGACCACAAGCCCGCACGCGACCTCTGGATCGAGCGCATCGGCCAACCGGCCCCGCACGGCCGGAGCACTCTGCTCGCGGCCCGGTGCCTCGGAACGGTTCGCGACGAGCGCGCAGCTACCAGGCTCCGCGAACTCGCGCTGGCCACCGACACGCTTTCCCCGCTCCGACTCGCAGCGGCCCGCGCGCTGAGCGAGATCCGCCGATCGGGGTCCGAAGCGGACGCCGCACAACTGGCCGGCGACGCCACCCCGCGTGGGGTAATCGGGCGCCTCGTTGGGGCCGCGCTCCTTCGGCGGCACGAGGGGGACGAAACGATCCGGTTGCTCCAAAAATTGACCCAGGACAAGGAACCGGCGGTGGCGGCGCTCGCCGTCGTGCGCCTGTCCGAGCTCGGCACCAAACACGTCCTCCCGGTCCTGACCGCGGTCCTCGCCAGCCCGGACGCCGAGGTGCGCGCGCGCGGCGTGGAGGCCATGTTCCGCAACCCGTCGGACGACCACGTCCGGGGGCTGGCCCGGGTGTTCAACGACCCGCACCCCGATGTCCGCGTGCGCGCCCGTAAGTGCCTCCGCGAACTGGCCGACACGCCCCGGCGCGAACTCGTGATCGAGCACGGTGTTGCGGCGCTGAGCGGGAACTGGCGCGGGCAGGAACAGGCCGCGATCCTGCTCGGGCAACTCGTTCACAAGCCCGTGTCCGGGCGCCTGGTGGAACTGCTGAAATCGAGCCGCCCCGAGGTATTCGTGGCGGCGGCCTGGGGGTTGAGGCAACTGGCGGTACCCGAAACGCTCCCGGAGGCACTGGAGTACGTCCGCAAGCGCCACGCGGAGATACTCAAGCAGGGAACGAACCTGAACGTTCTGGGAACCCCGTCCGACGCCCTGGACCAACAACTGTCACACCTCATCCAGTTCTTCGGTCAGGCGCGGTACCTAAAAGCCGATGCCGAACTCCGGGCGATCGCCCCGCGCATACTCAAGCCGGGCATTCCCCCGGGGTTCACGCCAGTCGGCCCGTTGGCGCGCACCGCCGCGATCTGGGCGCTCGGGTTGTTCCACGAGGGGAAACCGGACGACCAACTCATCACGATGATCGAGGGCCGACTCACCGGGGACGGGATGTTCGGGCGCGACGACGAGCGCGTCCGGCGCATGTCGGCGCTGGCACTGGGCCGGATGGGAGCGAAACAGTCACTCGAAGCGCTCCGCAGTAATTCCGAGGACAAGACCCCTTCAACGAGCACCGTGCCGAACGCCTGCCGGTGGGCGCTCAATCGCTTGACCGGTGAACCGATCCCGCCCCCGGGCACGATCGAATCGGTCCAACGGGACTGGTTCCTGGTACCCCTCAAGTGA
- a CDS encoding thiamine pyrophosphate-dependent enzyme, with the protein MMTHRAALEVLAQVRSEQVVVTTMGSVAIWPQLSDSPLDFHYLPSSMGQAVPLGLGLCFARPGRGVIVLTGDGGLLMNLGCLVTAAQFPVPLYIVLIDNGLYEVTGGQAVANASRTDFAALARAAGIGRVYACGSREEWAAVAPEAVTGSGPVFVHLKVQGEVGKPTPSAPRPMADQIARLRSALGV; encoded by the coding sequence ATGATGACCCACCGCGCCGCCCTCGAAGTGCTGGCTCAAGTCCGGAGCGAACAGGTCGTCGTGACGACGATGGGTTCGGTCGCGATCTGGCCCCAACTGTCCGATTCGCCGCTCGATTTCCACTACCTGCCCTCGAGTATGGGGCAAGCGGTCCCGCTCGGGCTCGGGCTGTGCTTCGCGCGACCGGGGCGCGGGGTGATCGTGCTCACCGGGGACGGCGGGTTGCTCATGAACCTCGGCTGCCTCGTGACGGCGGCCCAGTTCCCGGTCCCGCTTTATATCGTGCTCATCGATAACGGGCTTTACGAGGTGACCGGCGGGCAGGCGGTGGCGAACGCGAGCCGCACGGACTTCGCCGCGCTCGCTCGCGCCGCGGGCATCGGGCGCGTGTACGCGTGCGGTTCGCGCGAGGAATGGGCCGCGGTCGCGCCGGAGGCGGTTACCGGGAGTGGCCCGGTGTTCGTTCACTTGAAAGTGCAGGGCGAGGTCGGGAAGCCGACGCCGTCCGCCCCGCGCCCGATGGCCGATCAGATCGCGCGACTACGATCCGCGCTGGGCGTTTAA
- a CDS encoding alpha/beta hydrolase gives MVEIVVRVPDDTPPWRRAFLAGDGPLGDWSATGVPLDRWDDSTHRTRLDLPAGYEGHFLVTLGRWREAESDGNGHERPPRELRASGPPRIEVDVRGWDQTSVDYHHGFPSRFLPHTRTISVWLPPGYGAHLDRRYPVFYMHDGQNLFDAHTAFAGVPWGADEVAEREIRAGAVPPIILVGVANSPDRLNEYGPQRCGRKRERDLSREYGRFLVEEVKPFVDALYRTRTEPEHTGVGGSSMGGLISLHLCKWYPTVFGKCAALSPSLWWDREYFLRNVAVSPGWLERCRVWVDVGENESSSRLGSAATMRRTRRLTRLLARYGRHPDERYRYTEVPGGTHNERSWGGRFDQVLRFLFTAA, from the coding sequence ATGGTCGAGATCGTGGTTCGGGTGCCGGACGACACCCCGCCGTGGCGCCGAGCGTTCCTGGCCGGGGACGGGCCGCTCGGCGACTGGTCGGCGACCGGTGTGCCGCTCGACCGGTGGGACGACAGCACGCACCGCACGCGACTCGACCTCCCGGCCGGGTACGAGGGGCACTTCCTCGTTACACTCGGACGGTGGCGCGAGGCCGAGAGCGACGGCAACGGGCACGAGCGCCCCCCGCGCGAGTTGCGCGCGAGCGGTCCCCCACGGATCGAAGTGGACGTGCGCGGGTGGGACCAAACGAGCGTCGATTACCACCACGGGTTCCCGTCGCGGTTCCTCCCACACACGCGAACGATCAGCGTGTGGCTCCCGCCCGGGTACGGCGCCCACCTCGACCGGCGCTACCCCGTCTTCTACATGCACGACGGGCAGAACCTCTTCGACGCGCACACCGCGTTCGCGGGGGTGCCCTGGGGCGCGGACGAAGTGGCCGAGCGCGAGATCCGCGCCGGTGCGGTTCCGCCGATCATCCTGGTCGGGGTCGCGAACAGCCCCGATCGTTTAAACGAGTACGGCCCGCAACGGTGCGGGCGCAAGCGCGAGCGCGATCTGTCGCGCGAATACGGCCGGTTCCTGGTGGAAGAAGTGAAGCCGTTCGTCGATGCCCTGTACCGCACGCGGACCGAACCGGAGCACACGGGCGTCGGCGGGTCGTCGATGGGCGGGCTGATCTCGCTGCACCTGTGCAAGTGGTACCCTACCGTATTCGGGAAGTGCGCGGCACTGTCGCCCTCGCTCTGGTGGGACCGCGAATACTTCTTGCGGAACGTGGCGGTGTCGCCGGGCTGGTTAGAGCGGTGCCGCGTGTGGGTTGATGTGGGGGAAAATGAAAGTTCGTCTCGCCTCGGCAGCGCGGCGACGATGCGCCGGACGCGCCGACTGACCCGGCTACTCGCGCGCTATGGCCGGCACCCGGACGAGCGGTATCGCTACACAGAAGTGCCCGGCGGCACGCACAACGAGCGGTCGTGGGGGGGGCGTTTCGATCAGGTGCTGCGGTTCCTGTTCACTGCGGCGTAA
- a CDS encoding response regulator produces the protein MPPADNTPPPPSLRPLVLVVDDEPSIRLVARLMLERAGFVVDEAGDAAEAMGRALRSSRRYSVVLLDVSLPDRSGIDVMADLRLAARGAPVVLTSGRAEEDVPEHGAEGYLAKPFSREQLLAAVRAAAALTPQ, from the coding sequence ATGCCCCCAGCCGACAACACGCCGCCGCCCCCGAGCTTGCGCCCGCTCGTGCTGGTGGTGGACGACGAACCGAGTATCCGTTTAGTCGCCCGGTTGATGCTCGAGCGCGCGGGGTTCGTTGTGGACGAAGCCGGGGACGCGGCCGAGGCGATGGGCCGGGCGCTCCGGAGCTCGCGCCGGTACTCTGTGGTGCTGCTCGACGTTTCCCTGCCGGACCGGAGCGGGATCGACGTGATGGCCGACTTGCGCTTGGCCGCACGTGGGGCGCCGGTCGTCCTGACGAGCGGCCGGGCCGAAGAAGATGTGCCGGAGCACGGGGCCGAGGGGTACTTGGCCAAGCCGTTCTCGCGGGAACAGCTTCTTGCCGCGGTGCGAGCTGCCGCCGCTCTTACGCCGCAGTGA